Part of the Paludisphaera borealis genome, CAGGCGGCGTTGGCCCTCGGCGCGACGAAGTGGCAGGTCGTCAGCGGGCACGTGCTCCCCATGGCCCTGCCGGGGATCATGACCGGGACGATCCTCGGCCTGTCGCGGGCCGTGGGCGAGACCGCCCCGCTTTTGATGGTCGGCGCGGCGGGCTCGATCCTCCGGCTGCCCCGGGGGCCGCTCGACCGCTATACAGCGCTGCCGGTCGAGATTTACAATTACGCCAAGGAGCCCAATCGTCAGTTTCAGACGATCGCGGCCGGCGGCATCTTGATTCTGTTGGTTTTGCTGCTATCCATGAATGCGGCGGCGATCCTGATCCGCAACCGGTTTCGACGCTACCGCTGAACCGGCCGCCGCTTCCTCTAATCCCCCAGCGACTCGCTTATGAGCCTTTCCGAGCCCCGTCTGGAACAACGCCCGGCCGACCTCTCCAAGGCCGCCCCCGCCTCCGCGCCCGGCCTCGACCCCGTGGTCCTCTCGACGCGCGACCTTCAGGTCTGGTACGGCTCCTCGCTGGCCCTCAAGCAGATCTCGATCGACATCCCCCGCAACAAGATCACGGCCTTGATCGGGCCGTCCGGCTGTGGCAAGAGCACGCTCCTGCGGTGCTTCAACCGGATGAACGACCTGATCAACGGTGCCCGAATGGCAGGCGACATCCGGTTCGACGGCGACCTGATCTCGGGTCCGGGGATCGACGCGGTGTCGCTCCGCCGCCGGATCGGCATGGTCTTCCAGAAGCCCAACCCGTTCCCCAAGAGCATTTACAACAACATCGCCTGGGGAGCGCGGATCAACGGCTACCGCGGCGACATGGACGAGCTGGTCGAGCGCTCGCTCCGCCGCGCCGCCCTCTGGGAAGAGGTCAAGAACAAGATCCATCGCTCGGGCATGGAACTCTCGGGAGGCCAGCAGCAACGGCTCTGCATCGCCCGGACGCTGGCCGTCGAGCCCGAGGTCATCCTGATGGACGAGCCCTGCTCCGCCCTCGACCCGATCTCAACGGCGCGCGTCGAGGACCTGATGGACGACCTCAAGACCGACTACACGATCGTCATCGTCACCCACAACATGCAGCAGGCCCGCCGCGTCAGCGACCTGACCGCCTGCCTGATGCTCGACGAGACGGCCGTCGACGGCCACCGCACCGGCATCCTCGCCGAATTCAGCCCGACCGACCTGCTGTTCACCAACCCCAAGGACAAGCGGACCGAGGCCTACATCACCGGCCGCATCGGCTGACCCGCGCTCGCGATCGGCCCGCGGGAATCGGCGTCCTCGGCCGAATCCGTCTCGAAACCGGAACCTAGACTCTGTTAGTCTCTTGATTGAGTCGTTCGACCCGAACGCGACGAATCTCGATCGGAGTTCGGGCCCCGAGCCTCGCCGGGCCGAGCCGGCGCGCGTCGACCGGACTTTCGGCTCGTTTTCCGCACCCAGGGGCGCACATGGTGATTTCCGACTATTTCGCAAAAACTTACATCATCAATCTTCCCGCGCGATCGGACCGCCGGCGCGAGACGAACGCCATGTTGAAGCGGGTCGGCCTGGCGACGGGAAGCGGGGGGATCGAGTACTTCCCCGCCACCCGGCCGGATTCGGCCGGCGATTTCGCGAGCATCGGCACGCGAGGCTGCTTCCTGAGCCATCTCGGAGCCCTTAAAAAGGCCCGCGACGAGGGGGCCGCCAACGTCTTGCTCATGGAAGACGATCTTGAGATCGATCCGAAGTTCTCCAACCTGACCGACGCGTTCGTCTCGACCCTGCGAAAGGAACCCTGGGGGTTCGTCTACTTCGGTCATCGGCTCACGGACGTGCCGCCGTCGCCCGGTGGCGAGCTTCTCATTCCCTATCGAGGACCGATCGTCACGGCCCATTTCGTGGGGATCAACGGAACGGTGCTGCCGCGCCTGATCGACTTCCTCGACACGGTGCTCGGGCGGCCCGGCGGGCACCCCGACGGCGGCCCCATGCACGTGGACGGCGCGTACAGCACCTTCCGCCAGCAGAATCCGGACGTCCTCACGTTGGTCGCGCAGCCCAGCCTGGGTTGGCAGCGCAGCTCCAAGAGCGACATCACCACGGCATGGTTCGACTCCGTCCCTGGGCTCAACGTCCTGTCGGGACTCGCGAGGATCATGAAAGGCAAGGGCCGCAAATTGGACGCAACGAAGTAATAAAATAAGTCGAGCACAACCATCCCACGACCGCGAGCCCGACGAGGCGTCTCCATGAAGGGGGGCCCTGACTGATGACCGACTGGCGCAACGCCGTCGACTCCTGGATCGACTCGCACGCCGACGAACTGCGATCCCTTCGACGCCATCTCCATTCCCACCCCGAACCGAGTCGCGAAGAGTTCCAGACGATCCGGTTCCTCGCCTCCCGCCTCGAAGCCGAGGGAGTCCCCTACGAGTTGACCCCCTCGCGGCGCGGAATCCTCGCCGGCGCGCTGGAGGCCGACGGCCGCCCCCTGGCCGCCTTCCGGGCCGACGTCGACGCCCTCCGGATCACCGACGCCAAGGACGTCGAATATCGATCGCGTCAGGACGGCGTCATGCACGCCTGCGGCCACGACGCTCACGCCACGATGGCCCTCGGCGCGACGCTGGCGCTCTGGCGGTGCCGCGAAATCCTCCCGAGTCCGCTGGCGTGGCGCGCCCTGTTCCAGCCCGCCGAGGAGGTCGGCGAGGGCGCTTTCGAGATGGTCGCCGCCGGCGCGATGGAAGGCGTCGGGGCGATCCTGGCGCTGCACGTCGATCCGGAGCGGCCGACCGGCCGGGTCGGCTATCGGGTCGGGCCGCTGACCGCCTTCTGCCACGAGCTACAGGTCACGATCCGGGGCGCCGGCGGGCACGCGGCGCGGCCGCACCAGGCGTGCGATCCGATCATCGCGGCCTCGCAGTTCGTCTCGTCCGTCTACCAGCTCGTGCCAAGGTCGGTCGACGCGCGCGATCCGACCGTCGTGACGTTCGGCAGCATCCAGGGGGGGACGAGCGGCAACGTCGTCCCCGAGGAAGTCGTGCTCAGGGGAACGATCCGCACCCTCTCGCGCGCCTCGTCCCAGCGCGTCGCCGAGCGCATCCAGCAGATCGCCGAAGGGGTCGCGACCGCCACCGAGACGAGCTTCGCGGTGAGCCTCGGCAACAGCACCGACGGCGTCGTCAACGACCCCGGCGTGACCGGAACCTGCCTCCGCGCCGCCGGGGAGGTCCTCGGTCCGGCGAACCTGGAGGAGATCCCCCTGCCGAGCATGGGAGGCGAGGATTTCGCGGGATACCTGACGCAGGCCCCCGGCTGCCTCTTGAGACTGGGCGTCGCCGAAGAGGGGAAAACCCGGCATCACCTGCACTCGCCGCACTTCGACATTGACGAGCGGGCGCTGACGCTGGGGGCGAAGATCCTGGCTCACGGCGCGATCTTGACGGCCGAAGCGCTTGCCGACGCCTGATCATGAACCGGGGCGTCTTCACGATTTCTTCGCGCAATGTTCACGTTCGGAACATCGGTGCATCTACAATGGAAGCAACATTCGAGCGATCGCCCCGCCAGCCGACACGGATCAAGACTCATGCCCAAGCCGAAGATTCTGATCATCGAGGATGAACGGTCTCTCGTCGAGGTTTTGACCTACAACCTGGAGCGCGAGGGCTACGAGGTTTTCGTGGCCAACGACGGCCAGGAAGGGCTGAGGCAGGCTCAGTTGAAGCTGCCCGACCTGATCGTCCTCGACCTGATGCTGCCGCTGAAGCCGGGCCTGGAGGTCTGCCGCGACCTTCGCGGGGGCGCCCGGACGAAGGACATCCCCATCATCATGGTCACGGCAAGAGCCGAGGAATCCGACGAGCTGGTCGGGTTCGCGACGGGCGCCGACGACTACGTCGCCAAGCCCTACAGCATGAAGGTCCTGATCCAGCGGATCAAGAAGGAGCTGCGACGGAGCCAGTCGCAGGACGAGGCCCCGACCGCCGCCCAGATCGTCAGCCAGGGAGTGGTCATCGACCGCCACAGCCACCGGGCCTTGTATCGCGGTCAGGAACTGCCGCTGACCCCCACCGAGTTCCGCCTGCTCGAAGTCTTGCTCCGCCAGACCGGCCGCGCCTTCACTCGGTACGAGCTGATGGACGCGGCCATCGGCGAGGACGCCATCGTTCTCGAACGGACGATCGACGTCCACATCAAGAGTCTCAGGAAGAAGCTCGGCGAGGCCGGCGAGCTCATCGAAACCGTTCGCGGCGTCGGATATCGGTTTCACGAGCCGCGACTGGTGGAAGCCTGACGTCGGATCGGCCCGCCTCCTCCGCGATCCGAGCCGTCGGCCGCGGACGTTCCAGCCGTCGCTCGGGCACCAGCTCGGCGCGGACGACGGCGATATCGAGCGGCGCCTCGATCCCCAGCCGAACCTGCCCTCCTTCGAGGCGGACGACCGTTACACAGATGTTGTCTCCGATGTACAGCTTTTCCATAAGCTTTCGCGTCAACACGAGCATGGCGTGATCATCCTCCTGGCGCCCCTGGGCCTATCGCCTACCTGGATAGTCGTGGCCTTGAGAGAGCCGTTCTCTGAAGCCGTTCAGGGGTGTCTGCTCAAAACCTAGCTCATGTCTCGCGGGGTTTGAGACTCGCTCATCGAGAATGATCGGGAAATCTCGCCTTCGGCCGGGCCGGCGCTCGGTTTCAAGGCCTTTCTTCGCGTCGCTCGCGGCGTTCCAGGCCGAAAGGGACTGGACGATCGGGCCGCGGGCTCGACAATGAATAGGCGCGGGTCGGCCCTCGATCGGCGGCGGAGACTTGATTTCCGCCCGGCCGCCCCCCTATTTGAAATACGGACGAGTCGAATTCTCGACCGCGGGGCCGGCCGTCGCCGGGCGGCCTGGTCGCAACAACACGCCTGCTCTCTTGAGGGAATGATGTCTGAAGCTCATTCGGCCGTGATCATCATCGGATCGGGTTCCGCCGGACTGACCGCCGCGCTGTACGCGTCGCGCGCCAACCTGGCGCCCCTGGTCTTCGAGGGCAAGGAGCCGGGCGGACAGTTGACCCTGACGACCTCCGTCGACAATTTCCCGGGGTTCCCCGAGGGCGTCGAGGGTCCCGAGTTGATGGAGCTGATGCGGAAGCAGGCCCAGCGGTTCGGGGCCGTGACCAAGTGGGAGACCGTGTTCGAGGTCGACCTCTCGAAGCGGCCGTTCCAGGTCCGCACCACCGACGATCCCAGCGGCGACCCGACGAGCGGCGACGTCCGCACGTACACCGCCGACTCGGTCATCGTCGCCACCGGCGCCTCGGCCCGCTGGCTGGGCCTCGAAGGCCCCTACAAGGGCAACGGCGTCACCACCTGCGCGACCTGCGACGGGGCGCTCTACAAGGGCAAGGAGATCGCCGTGGTCGGCGGCGGCGACTCGGCCGTCGAGGAAGCCACGTTCCTGACCCGATTCTCACCCAAGGTCACGCTGATCCACCGCCGCGAAGACCTCCGCGCGTCCAAGATCATGCAGGATCGGCTCGAAAAGAACCCCAAGATCGAGTACGCGCTCAACTCGGTGGTCGAAGAGATCCTCGGCGAGAAGGACGGCAACCTGTCGGTCCTCAAAGGCGTGCGGCTCCGCTCGACCAAGGACAACTCGAAGCGCGACCTCCCGATCTCCGGCCTGTTCCTGGCCATCGGCCACGTCCCGAATTCGGCCATCTTCAAGAACCAGCTCGCCATGACGCCCGAGGGCTACCTGCTGACGCGCTCGGCGCTCGCCTGGAAGGACGTCGAGGCCCCCGCCGGCCTGCTCGACTCGCTGCCGAACTACGGGACGGCGACGAACATCGAAGGCGTATTCGCCTGCGGCGACGTCGTCGACACCCACTACCGCCAGGCCATCACCGCCGCCGGCTCCGGCTGCGCCGCCGCCATGGACTGCGAAAAGTGGCTGGAAACCCAGGGCGAGTGACGACTCGGCGAATTCAGCAGGATGCGTGCGTCGAGACTTCCGGGTTCCACGGGTCGCTCACACCCCGTGGAACCCGTGTCGATGTGGGCGGCTCATGATCTCGCCGACGCCGCCGATACATCGCTTGCACGTATTCTCCTTTTCGGTGTCAATGACTCCTGGCTTGCGGCGTCCCGGACATGCTCATATTGAAATCGACATAGCCACGGAGCAACGGCATGCGACACGCATCGTTCAAACGCATAATAGGCCATGTCATACGAATGGTTATCTGCATCGCGTTCTGGACGTTGGTCCTTTCAGTCGCGATGTCATTAGGCGATTGCGTGTTAATGCGTATAAAAGATCGCGGCGTCAAGACGTTTGACATGAATACGCCGTTCCGGGAGATGGTCTCCTACAATCAGCTCGAGGCCTTTCGCACGTCTCTGCTCTTTTGCCCATTAATGGCCTATTACGTCATCCCTAAGATACGCAAGGCGCACCGACGAAACGCTTGAGCCCAAACACTCAAACCGAAGCCAACCCGGCCTTGTTGGTGAGCGCTCGGGCGGTGCTGCGCTGCGTTGGAAGATGGGAAAGGGCTGCTCCCTCTTCAATTCCGCACCGCAGGCGAACCGTCCGTTCGCACGCGATCTCAGGCGTCCAGAGCCCGCGGTGCCGGGACGAAGGCCCGGGGGAGCTGCACGGTGAACCGCGTCCCCACACCGGGGCGGCTGGTCACGGTGATCTGGCCGCGCAGCGACGAGACCAGGTGCTTGACGATCGCCAAGCCGAGGCCGGTGCCCCCCAGCTCTCGACTTCGCGCCTTGTCGACGCGGTAGAACCGCTCGAAGATCCTTGGCAGGTCGTCGCGCGGGATGCCGATGCCGGTGTCCGACACCTCCACCACGACGGCCGTGGGCGCCAGCGAGCAGACGAGCTTCACCTCACCGTCTTCGGCCGTGTACTTGATCGCGTTGTCGATCAGGTTGTCGAAGATCTGCCGGATCGCCTCTTCGTCGGCCAGGATCAGGACGTCGCCGTCGAGCGAGCCGGCGTCGAACACGAGCGCCAGGCCGCCGGCCGCGGCGCGATCGCGGTGCGCCTCGACGCACCGCTCGATGACCGGGATGAGGCTGAGCGGGCCGTGCTCGAAGAACGCCTGGCTCGATTCCAGGCGGGCGAGGCTGAGCATGTCGAGGATCAGCACGTTGAGGCGGTCGACCTGCTCGTCGATCCGCTCCAGGAACCGTCGGTTGACGGCGTCGTCGTTGAGGGCCCAGTCGAGCAGGGTTTCGGCGTACGCCTTGATCGACGCCAGCGGCGTCTTCAGTTCGTGCGAGGCGTTGGCGACGAAGTCTTGCCGCATCCGTTCGAGCCGGCGGAGGTCGGTGACGTCGTGGAAGACAAGCACCGCGCCCGAGGGGGGATGGCCCGGCAGCGGCGTGCCGCGAACGGCGAGCACGCGCGCCGGCCCGCGCAACGGGGCGTCGCGCCCCGGCAGCGACAGTTCTCCTTGATAGGCGTTGGGATGAGCCAGCCGGAGCGTCGCCTCGACGGCGTTCTGCACCTGGGGGCTGCGGATCAGCTCGGGCGCCAGGCGGCCCACCGACGTCGCGTCGAGGCCGAACAGCGCGTCGGCGCTGGCGTTGGCGAACAGCAGCCGACGCCGGGCGTCGACGGCGACGACGGCCTCGGCCATCGCTCCCAGCACGACCCGAAGCTGTTGGCGGTCTTCCTCGAACCGCGTGAGCCGCTCGTGAACCTCCAGCGACGAGGCGTTGAAGACCCGGACCAGCTTCCCCAGCGAACCCCCGGGGCGGGCGAGCAACTGCCGGCTCCGCCGCCCCTCGGCCAGCATCTCAAGGCCCCGGGCGATCTCTCCGAGCGTGCGCGCCCGCCGCCAGCCGATCGCGACGACCGCGACCGCCATGGCCGAAATCAGGACCCCCGCCACGTAGAACATCCCCTGACCTCGACACGGGAACACCTGCTCACGCCGACACGGCTTCTCAGTATCGAGTGCGGGTCGGCGAGGGTCAACAGGACGTTCGCGCGGCGAGCGCCGCATTCCGACGAGCGCGTCGAAGCCGCGTCGGCTCAGAGGTCGCCAAGGCGTGAGTCGGGGGGGGCGTCGGCCCGGCGGTCGGCCGGCGATTCCGGAGTGCAGGGCTGCATGAACACGGCGCAGACGACGTCTTCCGCGTGGGTGACCCGGTTGCGGCCGTGGCGTTTCGAGTGGTACATGGCGAGGTCGGCGGCCTCGACGAGGTTCGCCGCGGTCGCGGCCTCTTCGCTCTCGCAGTGACGGAGCGTGGCCACGCCAAAGCTCGCGGTGATCGGCCGGAGGTTCCATTGCCGCTCCTCCAGCGACCGCCGCACGCGGTCGGCCATCGCAATCGCTCCGCTGCGTCCGGTGCCCGGCAGCAGGACGGCGAACTCCTCGCCCCCGTACCGCGCCACCACGTCGTGGTTGCGGGCGCAGTTGAGCACGATCGACGCCACCTCGCGAAGCACCGCGTCGCCCGCCGGATGCCCGTAGCCGTCGTTGAACGCCTTGAAGTGGTCGACGTCGAAGAGCACGATCGACAACGAGAGCTGATGACGCAGCGCGAACGAATACGAGATGTCGAGCGAATCGACCAGGAACCGCCGGTTCCAGAGGCCCGTCAAGTCGTCCATCGACGCGATCCGCTTGAGCTGATGGAGGTCCTCCTCCATCCCGCTCCGGCTGGCTCGCAGCTCGTCGATGGTCGCGTAGGCTTCCTCAAGCTTCGAGCGCAACTGGTGGATCTCGTCCAGCACGGCCGGCGGCGACGCGGAGCCGAGCCGCGCCGAGACCTCCGCAAGGTCGTGCGCCGGCGTCCCCAAAAGAGATGCGTCGCCGTTCACGCCAGGCCCAAGATTTCGCTTCGTTTCCAACGAGACCATGGTTGTTTTCCGACCTCGCCCCAGGTTTCGCTTCGGCGTCGCCCACGGTCCCACCACGTGGACCGCCGCTCCGTGGACGTACCGCGACGCCGTTCGCGACTCAACACGCGCCGGCCTCCGCTCGCCTCGGCCGCGCTCCCTGCTCGGGAGCCGCGTCCGGGTTGAACGATTATGCCGGGGCGTCGTTATGAGAAGCGTAGGCTACATCGAGCGTCGAGCGGCGGATGACTCCCGATCGCGACCTTGATTCGACTTTGTCGATTGCACGCAACAGTCGAGGCGTTCCCGCACGCTTCGATTCAACTCAACTGCTGGCGCTGCGGTAGGAGCGGAGGGCGACGAGGAAGAACCGGCGGCTGACCCAGAGCAGGACGACCGCCGCGACGACGGTCAGGCCGACCATGGCGGGTTCGAGGGCGCGGACCATGACGTTGGCCGGCACGTTGGAGACAAGTAGGATCGGGATGAAGAACGTGAAGAACTGCCCCAGGGGCTCGGCCCAGCGCCCGGAGAAGATCTCGCGGGGGTAGCGGGCGAGGCTGGAGAACAGCCACCACATCTCCATCAGGCTCTGGTTGCGGACCATCCAGACCGAGACCGACGTCAGCAGCAGCATGAAGCTGTAGGCGATCGCCACGCCGCAAGTGAACGTCAGGAAGAAGGCGCCGACCCGGACGGGGTCGAACACCCATCCCGCCTGGACCAGGGCCGTCGCCATGAGGATCGCCCCCATCAGCAGGTTAGGCGCGGAGCCCCAGTCGATCCGTCGGCACGAGACCAGGAATTGCTCGTCGATCGGCTTCAAGAGCAGGAAGTCGAGGTCGCCGGTGCGAACCAGCTCGGCGAACTCGTTGCAGTTTTCGAGGAACAGCGTCTCGATCAGCCCGTTGAGGGCGAAGAAGCAGCCGACGAAGAAGAAGTACTGGGGCTCGGACCAGTCGGCGATGTGACTGGTGCGGGCGAACACGGTCTTATAGAAGGCGATGAGAATCCCCAGCCAGAGCAGCTCGACCGAGACCTTGACCAGGAAGTTGCCGCGAAACGCCAGCTCGCGGGCGAGCGTGTAACGCGCCAGATATCCGATCATGCGCACGTATTTGGAAACCACAGCGACCACGACGTCAGCCTCCGTACGCGCTGTAGCGCTTCAAACCCGCGCGGTAGAGCACCCGCGCCAGGGCCATGAACCCGACGGCCCACAACAGTTCGAGCCCTAGATGAAGGACCAATTGCCAGCCCCGGATCTTGCCGAGGAACACCACGGCCGGAAAATAGGCCATATACTGAAACGGCAGGATCTTGAGCAGGGTCGACCAGGGCTCGGGGAGCAGGTCGAGCGGCAGCATGTGCCCGGAGATGAAGAAGTTGAGCGTCATCACGATGTAGAGCAGCGACGTCACTTCCAGGAACCAGAAGCCGACCATGCCGACGCTGACCTCGAAGAAGAACCCGACCATGAACGAGAGCACCAGCGACACCGCGTAGGCCGCGAGCGTCAGGGCGTCGGGGAAAGCGTCGAAGTAGCCCCGGCAGAGGTAGAACAAAAGCGCGTACGGCAAGAAGGACATCGTGATATAAGCGACCTTGTGCGCGACCCGCGAGGACAGCAGGAACCCCACGAGGTCGAGCGGCTGGATCAAATAGCGCTTGAGCGTCCCTTCGCGGACCTCGCGGGCGATCCCCCCCGCCAGGCCGGGCATGCTCGAAAACATCCGGCTGATGTTGGTGAGCAACAGGTACGCGATCATCTCCCGGTAGTGGAAGCCCCCCAGCTCGACCTGGCCCGAACTCTCGTAGATCGCCTTCCAGAGCAGGATCGTCGTGACGATCGGCAGGAACCGGAGGATGGTCCCGAACAGGAAGTCGCCGCGGTAGGTCATCCGCTCGATCAGCGAGACGCGGAAGATCTTGGCGTACTTGGCGATGGTCCCCAGCACACCGCGACGGCCGGAGGCGCGAGGAGGCCCGGCGTCGAGTTCGGCGTCGGCGGGGTTCCGCAACGGCGGCGCGGTGGTCGTGGTCGCTTCAGGCGGCGTCATGGGCGAGCCGAGCCTCCTCGAACACCTTGGCGATGACTTCTTCGAGCGGCGGGTCTTCGACGCTGACGTCGGCGATGGCGTGCCGATTGAGCATCGCGCCCAGCACCTCGGCCACGCGCGCCCGCTCGATCTTGACGTCGGCGAACGGCCCCTCGCAGCGGACGACCTCGCCGTACCGCCCCAGGTCGTCGGGGGCGTCCTCCTCGAACTGGAGCCGGACCAGCTTGGACTCGCTGAACCGCTCGACGATCTTGGCCAGCGGGCCGTCGTAGACGATGCTTCCCTGCGTGATCACGATCACCCGGTCGCAGAGCGCCTCAACGTCGCGCATGTAGTGGCTGGTCAGGAGCATGGTCACGCCGCGCTTCTCGTGGTAGTCGCGCAGGCACTTCTGGATCGCCGCCTGGGCGACGACGTCGAGGCCGATGGTCGGCTCGTCGAGCAGCAGCAGCTTGGGGCCGTGCAATAGCGCGGCGATCAGCTCCATCTTCATCCGCTCGCCCAGCGACAGCTCGCGGACGGCCTGGCGGGTCAGCTTCTCGACGCCGAGCAGGTCGATCAGCTCGGCGAGCGTCTTGTCGAACTCGGCCTGGGGGATCGAGTAGATCTCGCGGTGGAGCTGGAAGCTGTCGCCGGCGGGGAGGTCCCACCAGAGCTGGTTCTTCTGGCCCATGACGAGCGCGAACTGGCGGCGGAACGCGTCGGCCCGCTGCCAGGGGACGTAGCCGAGCACGCTCGCCTCGCCCGAGGTCGGATAGACCAGGCCCGAGAGCATCTTCAGCGTGGTCGTCTTGCCCGCGCCGTTGGGGCCGAGGAACGCGACCATCTCGCCCGGCTCGATCTTGAAATCGATCCGATCGACGGCCTTGACCTCCTTGTATTCGCGGCGGTACAGGCCGCGAAGGGCGCCGGCGAGCCCTTCCTTCTTCTGGAAGACGCGGTAGGTCTTCGTCAGGCCGGCGACCTCGATGATCGGCATGGGACGCGACGTCCTCCTCGGTTCAGCGGCTCGCATCGACTCAAATGTCGATGTCTTTGGCCGTGTAGGCTTCTTCCATGATGAATTTGAAACGCGCCTCGGGCTCTTTGCCCATCAGGTCGCAGACGGTCCGCTCGGTGTAAGAGCGATCCTCCTCGGGGACCACGACGCGGAGCAGGCGACGGCTCGTCGGGTCGAGCGTGGTTTCGAACAGCAGCTTCGCGGGCATCTCGCCGAGGCCCTTGAAGCGGGTGATGTTCGGCTTGGCGTTCGACGGCAGCTTGCCGAGAATCCGATCGCGGTGCGCGTCGTCCGACGCCCAGAACGTCTCCTTGCCCCAGGAGATCTTGAACAGCGGCGGGCACGCCAGGTAGATCCGGCCCTCGGCGAACAGGCTGGGGACGTGGCGGTAGAAGAAGGTCAGCAGCAAGGTCGCGATATGGTGGCCGTCGCTGTCGGCGTCGGTCAGCAGCACGATCTTGCCGTAGCGGAGCCGGGCGGGGTCGTACTGGTCGTCCATCCCGCAGCCCATGGCGCTGATCAGGTCGGTCAGCTCCTTGTTGTCGAGCACCTTGGCCTTCCCGGCCTGCTCGGCGTTGAGCACCTTGCCGCGCAACGGCAGGATCGCCTGGATGTCGCGGTCGCGGCCCTGCTTGGCCGACCCGCCGGCGCTGTCGCCCTCGACGATGAACAGTTCCGACTCCTCGGGGTCGGTGCTGTCGCAGTCGGCCAGCTTGCCCGGCAGGTTGAGCCGGCCGCTGATCGCCGTCTTGCGGCGGACCTGCGACGCCGCCGCCCGGCTGGCCTCGCGCGCCTTGGCCGCCTGGATCACCCGCGCGGCGATCGCGTCGCCGACGCTCTTGTTCTTGAGCAAGAAGTTTTCGAGGCTCGGCCGGACCATCGATTCGACCTGCGCCCGCGCCTCGGGGTTGTTCAGGCGCCCTTTCGTCTGCCCCTGGAACTGGGGCTCGTGGAGGCAGACCGCCAGGACCGCCGTGAGCCCCTCGCGGACGTCCTCGCGCTTGATCTCGGTCCCCTTCTTGACCAGGTCGTGGGTCTCCATGAATCGCTGAACGGCGGTCCCCACGGCGCTCAGCATGCCCATCTCGTGGGTGCCGCCGTCGCGGGTCGGGATCGTGTTGACGAACGACCGGACGTCCTCGTCGGTCGCCTCGGTCCAGCTCAACGCGAGGTAGCAGCGGAGGTCGTCATCCTCACGCTCCAGGACGAACGGCAAGGGGGCGACCCGGACGTCCTCGCGCTGGCGGTTGACCGCTTCGAGGAAGTCGGCCACCCCGCCGTCGTGGCGGAACTCGACGCTCGTCTTGTTCTTCTGATCGACGAACTGAATGACCAGCCCCTTGTTGAGGTAGGTCTTCACTTCGAGCCGCTCGGCGATCATCGCGACGTCGTAGTCGAGCGTCTGGAAGATCTCCGGGTCGGGCGTGTAGGTGATGGTCGTGCCAGTCCCGCGCGACGGCTCGCCTTCCTCGACGGGTCCTTGCGGCTTGCCGCGCTTGTAGTGCTGGACGTACGTCTTGCCATCGCGGCGGACCTCGGCGGTCAGGCTCTTGCTGAGCGCGTTCACCACGCTGGCGCCGACGCCGTGCAAACCGCCGGCCACCTTGTAGGCGTCGTTGTCGAACTTGCCGCCGGCGTGCAGGGTGGTGAAGATCACCTCAAGGGCGCTCTTGCCGGTCTGCGGGTGCTTGTCGACGGGGATGCCGCGGCCGTTGTCAGCGACCGACATCGTCTTGCCGTCGGCGTGTAGGGTGACGACGA contains:
- a CDS encoding GGDEF domain-containing protein; protein product: MVSLETKRNLGPGVNGDASLLGTPAHDLAEVSARLGSASPPAVLDEIHQLRSKLEEAYATIDELRASRSGMEEDLHQLKRIASMDDLTGLWNRRFLVDSLDISYSFALRHQLSLSIVLFDVDHFKAFNDGYGHPAGDAVLREVASIVLNCARNHDVVARYGGEEFAVLLPGTGRSGAIAMADRVRRSLEERQWNLRPITASFGVATLRHCESEEAATAANLVEAADLAMYHSKRHGRNRVTHAEDVVCAVFMQPCTPESPADRRADAPPDSRLGDL
- a CDS encoding ABC transporter permease produces the protein MVAVVSKYVRMIGYLARYTLARELAFRGNFLVKVSVELLWLGILIAFYKTVFARTSHIADWSEPQYFFFVGCFFALNGLIETLFLENCNEFAELVRTGDLDFLLLKPIDEQFLVSCRRIDWGSAPNLLMGAILMATALVQAGWVFDPVRVGAFFLTFTCGVAIAYSFMLLLTSVSVWMVRNQSLMEMWWLFSSLARYPREIFSGRWAEPLGQFFTFFIPILLVSNVPANVMVRALEPAMVGLTVVAAVVLLWVSRRFFLVALRSYRSASS
- a CDS encoding ABC transporter permease codes for the protein MTPPEATTTTAPPLRNPADAELDAGPPRASGRRGVLGTIAKYAKIFRVSLIERMTYRGDFLFGTILRFLPIVTTILLWKAIYESSGQVELGGFHYREMIAYLLLTNISRMFSSMPGLAGGIAREVREGTLKRYLIQPLDLVGFLLSSRVAHKVAYITMSFLPYALLFYLCRGYFDAFPDALTLAAYAVSLVLSFMVGFFFEVSVGMVGFWFLEVTSLLYIVMTLNFFISGHMLPLDLLPEPWSTLLKILPFQYMAYFPAVVFLGKIRGWQLVLHLGLELLWAVGFMALARVLYRAGLKRYSAYGG
- a CDS encoding ABC transporter ATP-binding protein; translation: MPIIEVAGLTKTYRVFQKKEGLAGALRGLYRREYKEVKAVDRIDFKIEPGEMVAFLGPNGAGKTTTLKMLSGLVYPTSGEASVLGYVPWQRADAFRRQFALVMGQKNQLWWDLPAGDSFQLHREIYSIPQAEFDKTLAELIDLLGVEKLTRQAVRELSLGERMKMELIAALLHGPKLLLLDEPTIGLDVVAQAAIQKCLRDYHEKRGVTMLLTSHYMRDVEALCDRVIVITQGSIVYDGPLAKIVERFSESKLVRLQFEEDAPDDLGRYGEVVRCEGPFADVKIERARVAEVLGAMLNRHAIADVSVEDPPLEEVIAKVFEEARLAHDAA
- a CDS encoding DNA gyrase/topoisomerase IV subunit B is translated as MSNGSTTYNAKSITVLEGLEAVRRRPGMYIGGVDKTGLHHLIWEIVDNAVDEVMNGHASRIVVTLHADGKTMSVADNGRGIPVDKHPQTGKSALEVIFTTLHAGGKFDNDAYKVAGGLHGVGASVVNALSKSLTAEVRRDGKTYVQHYKRGKPQGPVEEGEPSRGTGTTITYTPDPEIFQTLDYDVAMIAERLEVKTYLNKGLVIQFVDQKNKTSVEFRHDGGVADFLEAVNRQREDVRVAPLPFVLEREDDDLRCYLALSWTEATDEDVRSFVNTIPTRDGGTHEMGMLSAVGTAVQRFMETHDLVKKGTEIKREDVREGLTAVLAVCLHEPQFQGQTKGRLNNPEARAQVESMVRPSLENFLLKNKSVGDAIAARVIQAAKAREASRAAASQVRRKTAISGRLNLPGKLADCDSTDPEESELFIVEGDSAGGSAKQGRDRDIQAILPLRGKVLNAEQAGKAKVLDNKELTDLISAMGCGMDDQYDPARLRYGKIVLLTDADSDGHHIATLLLTFFYRHVPSLFAEGRIYLACPPLFKISWGKETFWASDDAHRDRILGKLPSNAKPNITRFKGLGEMPAKLLFETTLDPTSRRLLRVVVPEEDRSYTERTVCDLMGKEPEARFKFIMEEAYTAKDIDI